The Blastocatellia bacterium genomic interval AAGTGAAGCTACTAATGAAACAATTATTACTCCTAACACAGATTTTGACTCTGTTCGTCGAGTCTTTGCCGATTTACACAGAAGGCGAAACAAATTAATTGTGCTTTTTGATGAATTTGATGCAATTACTGCAAATAAAGTATTTAACTTAGATTTTTTCTCTTTTCTTCGTTCTGCTGCTAATAATTATGACTTAGCTTATGTTACTTCATCAGCTAAAGAATTACAGGTTTTATGTCATACTGACCAGATTGCAGATTCACCATTTTTTAATATTTTTACTAATATTTATTTACGTCCATTTACTCAAGAAGAGGCTATGACGTTAATTCGTGAGCCTTCTAAAGTTGCAGGAATAGCTTTAGAAGCTTTTAGCAAAGATATTTTTTCTTTAGCTGGATACTTTCCTTTTTTCCTTCAAATAGCTTGTTCTACTTATTTTGACCACATTTTAGAAAATGGTAATTTAGTAGACCCCCAACAATTAGAAACAAGTTTTCTGGATGAAGCAGGAACACATTTTCGCTATATTTGGGAACACATAGGAGATGCAGAGCGCGAAGTAATTAACTGTTTTATTGAAAATCAGCCCAGATCTAAAGCCCGTGAACATGTTTTTGAAGAACTTCGCCGGGCAGGTTATTTTATTGATGAAGGAAATAGTTCAAGACTATTTTCCCGCCTATTTGCTACAGCTATAGCTCGTTTTACCCCAAATCAATCATCAAGTAACAACCTAGGGAAATTTTCAGAAACTCCTCCAGGAAAATATTTTAGTGATGAATATTTTGCTAGCGATGAAGTTATCCCACCAACTGACCCAGCTATCACCCAAGGAGATCTTCGTAAGGTAAGAGGCTCAATCAATAAAAATACTGGAAAAGACTTGCTTGAGAAAATAAAACAAAAAGGTCAAATAGGACATTTTGAAATTTTGCGCACTTTAGGTAAAGGTGGAATGGGAGAGGTTTTGCTTGCTCGTGACCAAACCTTAAAACGTCCTGTTGCTATAAAACTCTTAAAAAGTCGTTATGCAAGTGATGAAGCCATCCGTCGTCGCTTTTTACGCGAAGCTCAAACAGCTTCAATGCTTAACCATCCAAATATTGCAACTGTTTATGAAATTGGCGAAATAGAAGATATTCCTTATATGGTTATGGAATATGTTCATGGTAAAACCTTGATAGAATGTTTACGTATAAAGCCTTTTTCTTTTAAGGAAGTTGCTAGCATTGGTTCTCAATCTGCTCTAGCTTTAGCTGAAGCTCATTCTTTTGGAATAATTCACCGGGATGTTAAATCTTCTAATATTTTGCTTAATGACCGAGGACAGGTAAAAATGCTAGATTTTGGACTAGCTAAACCAGGTATTTTTAGCGAAGTGAGAAATATAGATTCAAATAATTCTGACCCAAGATTTTCTAATTCTATTAGCAATATTACAGAGCCAGGGATTTTAATGGGTACTGTTACTTATATGTCACCAGAACAAGCTAGCGGAACTGAAAAAATAGATCCTCGTTCAGATATTTTTTCTTTTAGGTATTGTACTTTATGAAATAACTACAGGAATGTTACCTTTTGACGGTTCAACTTATTTTCAAATTATTGAAGCTATTACAAAATCTGAGCCTAAACCCATAGCAATTTTACGCCAAGATACACCTAAAGAGCTTATTTCTGTGATTATGCAGGCTTTATATAAGGATCCTCTATCAAGGTTTCAATCTGCCGAAGTAATGGCTAATCAATTAAATGGCTGTATTAAATAACAACGTTGTTATTAACTTTTTATTCCTAGGAGCTATAAATATTTATGATTAAAATAAAAATGATTGTGTTAGTTTTTTTCTTAGCTTTGATGCAAATAGCTTGTAGTTCAGGGCCTACAAATGAAGAAACAAA includes:
- a CDS encoding protein kinase, coding for MKNPYLNRVAIRDTTQFYGRRKEITRIFSRIGASRPQSVSIVGERRIGKSSLLNYIYALETRNQLLDSSSNHIFVFMDLQQKRYSSIESFFADFLALLSEATNETIITPNTDFDSVRRVFADLHRRRNKLIVLFDEFDAITANKVFNLDFFSFLRSAANNYDLAYVTSSAKELQVLCHTDQIADSPFFNIFTNIYLRPFTQEEAMTLIREPSKVAGIALEAFSKDIFSLAGYFPFFLQIACSTYFDHILENGNLVDPQQLETSFLDEAGTHFRYIWEHIGDAEREVINCFIENQPRSKAREHVFEELRRAGYFIDEGNSSRLFSRLFATAIARFTPNQSSSNNLGKFSETPPGKYFSDEYFASDEVIPPTDPAITQGDLRKVRGSINKNTGKDLLEKIKQKGQIGHFEILRTLGKGGMGEVLLARDQTLKRPVAIKLLKSRYASDEAIRRRFLREAQTASMLNHPNIATVYEIGEIEDIPYMVMEYVHGKTLIECLRIKPFSFKEVASIGSQSALALAEAHSFGIIHRDVKSSNILLNDRGQVKMLDFGLAKPGIFSEVRNIDSNNSDPRFSNSISNITEPGILMGTVTYMSPEQASGTEKIDPRSDIFSFRYCTL